A window from Argopecten irradians isolate NY chromosome 3, Ai_NY, whole genome shotgun sequence encodes these proteins:
- the LOC138319279 gene encoding uncharacterized protein yields the protein MKGPKLLSGSICDHGRRHHKRVSSAKGRKAQSTVKTGHSNCTEKAQDDVINNDNVEEDDVKELDSDVKESRETNSVDGDNVDTVDRLPDNTGPQHENEDTKSINSDDTKPPTDLPEEKRHIVVDMSLKDVEEKEELEDDVFEKDVKKNPDENVFKPHKHMSRDTQKDNDLNPIEEGDESDSLPTVTDHETNKDNTTSQVSPLTKEDVEIKPFVNTDKKHTIKRPKSEKCRRPKSSTISNKTKRRPLSSMVSGRPNSASGGTTRTTLVPTLRVTKAELDYYLPRRSFFSCHDKALKDAGYGPAKTPRQTRMIEAWAKQTEGSTDVDRVPTPQQTDTNVLDSENQLTAVGDIVGMGNDTIQRHFSESSSEVGHRESVSSVVSQVHDLRLSRQVSNISMRSNAPLTRKLSRLSRRRGDYDEDEIKVDFQPLFLYLKYINENPEEYIHQQKQFKYGVPSQDSMVKMGTIFRRGRHGPSTDSLLVNVVHDINPRFSDPSQWTTTNKEKNLLSLTSSKKESGPLLSKHESHEPGTNTDEPKTEFEKLKHKMEAWLKTVTTAQLVKAKELALRELGEEDVSQSRWWVSLKSCHYLR from the coding sequence atgaaaggACCTAAATTGTTGTCGGGGTCTATTTGTGACCATGGCAGACGACATCATAAACGCGTATCATCTGCCAAAGGTAGAAAGGCGCAATCTACTGTCAAAACCGGACACAGCAATTGTACAGAGAAAGCACAGGACGATGTGATAAACAATGACAATGTAGAGGAAGACGATGTAAAGGAGTTAGACAGTGATGTAAAAGAGAGTCGAGAAACAAATAGTGTTGATGGTGACAATGTGGACACAGTAGATAGATTACCTGATAACACAGGTCCGCAGCACGAAAATGAGGACACCAAGTCCATCAACTCTGACGACACAAAACCACCAACAGATCTTCCTGAGGAAAAACGACACATTGTAGTCGATATGAGCTTGAAGGACGTGGAGGAGAAGGAGGAGCTGGAGGATGATGTGTTCGAAAAAGATGTTAAGAAAAACCCAGACGAAAATGTCTTTAAACCTCATAAACATATGTCGCGGGATACTCAGAAAGACAATGATTTAAACCCTATTGAGGAGGGTGATGAAAGCGATAGTCTACCAACAGTTACAGACCACGAGACGAACAAAGATAATACAACCTCACAGGTGTCGCCTCTTACAAAGGAGGATGTAGAAATAAAGCCATTCGTTAATACTGACAAGAAACATACTATAAAACGACCAAAATCTGAGAAATGTAGGAGACCGAAATCTTCCACCATATCGAATAAAACAAAGCGGCGGCCATTGTCAAGCATGGTCTCTGGAAGGCCTAATTCTGCTTCCGGTGGAACCACCCGGACTACATTAGTGCCTACTTTACGTGTAACTAAAGCAGAACTCGATTATTACCTCCCGCGGAGGAGTTTCTTCAGTTGTCATGATAAAGCATTGAAAGACGCTGGGTACGGTCCCGCGAAAACTCCGCGTCAAACAAGGATGATTGAAGCGTGGGCAAAACAGACAGAAGGCAGTACAGATGTAGATCGGGTTCCGACTCCGCAGCAAACGGATACTAATGTTTTGGATAGCGAAAACCAGCTAACAGCTGTTGGTGATATTGTAGGAATGGGAAATGACACCATTCAAAGACATTTCAGTGAAAGTTCGTCAGAAGTGGGACACAGAGAGAGTGTGTCCTCTGTTGTTTCGCAGGTTCACGATCTAAGACTAAGTCGCCAAGTGTCCAATATATCCATGCGCTCCAATGCACCTTTGACACGGAAGTTGTCCAGACTCTCACGCAGGCGCGGCGACTACGATGAAGATGAAATAAAAGTAGACTTTCAGCCTTTGTTTCTCTATCTTAAATATATTAATGAGAACCCGGAAGAATACATACATCAGcaaaaacaattcaaatatgGGGTTCCATCGCAGGATTCTATGGTCAAAATGGGAACTATTTTTCGTCGTGGTAGGCATGGACCATCTACTGACAGTTTACTTGTGAATGTTGTACATGATATCAACCCGCGATTTAGTGATCCGAGCCAGTGGACAACTACAAACAAAGAGAAAAATTTACTCAGTTTAACATCGTCAAAGAAGGAATCGGGGCCGTTACTATCTAAACACGAGTCACATGAACCAGGAACTAATACTGATGAACCGAAAACAGAATTCGagaaattaaaacacaaaatggaGGCATGGCTCAAAACTGTCACTACTGCTCAACTTGTAAAAGCTAAGGAGTTGGCTCTCCGTGAACTTGGCGAGGAGGATGTATCTCAATCCCGATGGTGGGTCTCACTCAAGTCGTGTCATTATCTCAGGTAG
- the LOC138319278 gene encoding uncharacterized protein, which produces MTEATVIEDKGKMAALSRNYGLDVDMADSALAASSVTSREYQKQCQHIYREFIKNMNLHLKVEKEIKEDLSKLRKQKITNMKYSLYRSSGEDVFSSAKEKRQKIMESMAIVSPLIFDDNRMNTPWGLDNIIDEDLLRPQTAPAQKVAEVGEKYDPDTGERPQTVSNSNYKQLDFLDDITVEMEMNQRNIGGTHVHLSPTTNNAPILPNAYEPQPSPTKTTERVRFASPSPTGEKTENKPDPDEETDGIVDPKTERTRARKIIINAMSFAKLSIGEILAKLRHKDGQFKIKPINMTYTPNEVDAVFIAKDPTKEKMALVRQNTNCKSTTIATDLKVNNRIAIMKSLMGIKVKKKTVSEIFDHGRDRKTRHFRIVLKNARSGSLVPEEAKPTEPSKEEDENAVPIQVSITPINTKKPNLKPPNDCLSNQRSVPTYSRDSHTRTGRVPIIHSNNNDMVDGAFIRTSSFGSRRGYENARNDSRMSMASSFSQDQLQRSMNSRNQQYRPLQGVEGPERSVSVMSGHESVIFQGTDADMTEMIRMLVEGEGRGGPVKQPVHNRSASRASATASVSGSHFGRKLKTPSRKMITPTSMLSDSEFSFGGSISRPLSVNKRTTTQMVKDMMQQDREYQQNMDTMRRRMASSGRRPSMNVRMK; this is translated from the exons ATGA CGGAAGCCACAGTTATAGAGGATAAGGGTAAGATGGCAGCCCTGTCCAGGAATTATGGACTTGATGTTGACATGGCTGACAGTGCTCTGGCAGCCTCTAGTGTGACCAGTCGTGAATATCAAAAACAGTGTCAACACATCTACAGGGAGTTCATCAAAAACATGAACTTGCATTTAAAGGTAGAAAAGGAAATCAAGGAAGATTTAAGTAAGTTAAGAAAACAAAAGATCACGAACATGAAATATTCTTTGTATCGATCTTCTGGCGAAGATGTGTTCTCATCGGCGAAAGAAAAGCGCCAGAAAATTATGGAAAGTATGGCGATCGTTTCTCCACTTATATTCGATGATAATCGGATGAACACACCCTGGGGACTAGACAACATTATAGATGAGGACCTATTGCGTCCTCAAACGGCCCCAGCACAGAAGGTGGCAGAAGTAGGTGAGAAATACGACCCAGACACAGGTGAAAGGCCCCAAACAGTATCTAACTCAAATTACAAACAGCTTGACTTTCTCGACGATATTACTGTTGAAATGGAAATGAATCAACGTAACATTGGCGGAACACATGTCCACTTGTCTCCTACCACAAACAATGCACCAATTTTACCGAACGCGTACGAACCACAGCCCTCGCCCACCAAGACTACTGAGCGGGTCCGATTTGCTTCTCCGAGCCCAACGGGAGAAAAAACGGAAAATAAACCCGACCCTGATGAAGAAACCGATGGAATTGTTGATCCAAAAACTGAAAGAACAAGAGCTCGCAAAATCATAATCAACGCAATGTCTTTCGCTAAACTGTCCATTGGAGAGATTTTGGCTAAACTTAGACATAAAGACGGGCAATTCAAAATAAAACCTATTAATATGACATATACTCCGAACGAGGTGGATGCTGTTTTCATCGCTAAAGATCCTACCAAGGAAAAAATGGCGCTTGTCCGTCAAAACACAAACTGCAAATCAACCACTATTGCAACAGATTTGAAAGTAAACAACAGGATCGCTATTATGAAATCTTTAATGGGTATAAAAGTGAAAAAGAAAACAGTGTCAGAGATTTTTGACCATGGACGGGACAGGAAAACTAGACACTTCAGAATCGTGTTGAAAAATGCTAGAAGTGGAAGTCTCGTTCCCGAGGAGGCTAAGCCTACCGAGCCGAGTAAAGAAGAAGATGAAAACGCCGTGCCAATCCAAGTCTCAATCACACCTATCAATACCAAAAAGCCGAACCTTAAACCCCCGAATGACTGTCTATCTAACCAACGTTCTGTGCCGACGTATTCACGAGACTCTCACACTAGGACAGGACGGGTTCCAATCATTCACTCAAACAATAACGACATGGTGGACGGCGCTTTTATTAGGACCAGCAGCTTCGGCAGTCGACGTGGATACGAGAACGCGCGTAATGATTCCCGAATGTCCATGGCGTCATCTTTTAGCCAAGACCAACTACAGCGGTCAATGAACAGTCGGAATCAGCAGTACAGACCGTTACAAGGCGTCGAAGGCCCAGAGAGATCGGTGTCCGTTATGTCGGGGCACGAGAGCGTTATCTTCCAAGGCACGGACGCGGACATGACAGAGATGATCCGGATGCTGGTGGAGGGTGAGGGTAGGGGAGGTCCAGTTAAACAGCCAGTGCATAACCGCTCCGCTAGTAGAGCAAGCGCGACAGCATCCGTATCCGGAAGTCACTTCGGGAGGAAACTAAAAACTCCATCACGTAAAATGATTACTCCGACGTCCATGCTGAGCGACTCAGAGTTTTCGTTTGGTGGCAGCATCAGTAGGCCGCTGTCTGTGAATAAACGGACGACCACTCAAATGGTGAAGGACATGATGCAACAGGATAGGGAATACCAGCAAAATATGGACACGATGAGACGTCGCATGGCAAGTAGTGGTAGGAGACCAAGCATGAACGTCCGAATGAAGTAG